A region from the Janthinobacterium agaricidamnosum genome encodes:
- the apbC gene encoding iron-sulfur cluster carrier protein ApbC: MSITVEDVKAALAQVIDPNTHKDFVSSKTVKNLKVDGSDISLDIELGYPAKSQIDLIRKSVLAALRVLPGVGNVSVGVSSKIISHTVQRGLKPMSNVKNIIAVASGKGGVGKSTTAVNLALALAAEGATVGMLDADIYGPSQPMMLGISGQPKTLDGKSMEPMENHGLQVSSIGFMIDPDEPMVWRGPMVTQALQQLLDQTNWRDLDYLIVDMPPGTGDIQLTLSQKVPVTGAVIVTTPQDIALLDARKGLKMFEKVGIPILGVVENMSTHICSNCGHAEEIFGAGGGAKMCADFGVEFLGALPLTMAIRQQTDSGTPTVVAEPEGPVAVIYKQIARTIAIKVAEKAKDMTSKFPSIVIKND, translated from the coding sequence ATGAGCATCACAGTAGAAGACGTCAAGGCCGCGCTGGCCCAGGTTATTGATCCAAATACACATAAAGATTTCGTTTCCAGTAAAACCGTCAAGAATCTGAAGGTCGATGGCAGCGACATTTCGCTCGACATCGAACTGGGCTACCCCGCCAAGAGCCAGATCGACCTGATCCGCAAATCCGTGCTGGCCGCGTTGCGCGTGCTGCCGGGCGTGGGCAACGTCAGCGTGGGCGTGTCGTCGAAAATCATTTCGCACACGGTGCAGCGCGGCTTGAAGCCGATGAGCAATGTGAAAAACATCATCGCCGTCGCTTCCGGCAAGGGCGGTGTTGGCAAATCGACCACGGCCGTCAACCTGGCCCTGGCCCTGGCTGCCGAAGGCGCCACCGTCGGCATGCTGGACGCCGACATCTATGGCCCGTCGCAGCCGATGATGCTGGGCATCAGCGGCCAGCCGAAGACGCTGGACGGCAAGAGCATGGAGCCGATGGAAAACCACGGCCTGCAAGTGTCGTCGATCGGCTTCATGATCGATCCGGACGAGCCGATGGTGTGGCGCGGCCCCATGGTCACGCAAGCCTTGCAGCAATTGCTGGACCAGACCAACTGGCGCGACCTCGATTATCTGATCGTCGACATGCCGCCAGGCACGGGCGATATTCAATTGACCCTGTCGCAGAAAGTGCCCGTCACGGGCGCCGTGATCGTCACGACGCCGCAGGACATCGCGCTGCTGGACGCGCGCAAGGGTCTGAAAATGTTCGAGAAGGTCGGCATTCCGATTTTGGGCGTGGTGGAAAACATGAGCACGCACATCTGCTCGAACTGCGGCCATGCGGAAGAAATCTTCGGCGCCGGCGGCGGCGCGAAGATGTGCGCGGACTTCGGCGTGGAATTCCTCGGCGCCTTGCCGCTGACCATGGCGATTCGCCAGCAGACGGATTCGGGCACGCCCACCGTCGTGGCCGAGCCGGAAGGCCCCGTCGCCGTGATCTACAAGCAGATCGCCCGCACCATCGCCATCAAGGTGGCGGAAAAGGCGAAGGATATGACCAGCAAGTTCCCGTCGATCGTCATCAAGAACGACTAG
- a CDS encoding DUF4399 domain-containing protein, whose product MQLTTVFLRQAAVLLAGSLLAASAFAQSVSFVEPADGATVTSPFKVKFAVSGMDVKPAGDMTAKTGHHHLLINTGPMKAGEMIPMDDKHLHFGKGQTETDVTLPPGQYTLTMQFANGAHQSYGPELSKSIKVTVK is encoded by the coding sequence ATGCAATTGACCACCGTATTCCTGCGCCAAGCCGCAGTCCTGCTTGCCGGCAGCCTGCTGGCCGCCAGCGCCTTCGCCCAATCCGTTTCCTTCGTCGAGCCAGCCGATGGTGCGACGGTGACGAGCCCGTTCAAAGTGAAATTTGCCGTCAGCGGCATGGACGTCAAGCCGGCCGGCGACATGACGGCCAAGACGGGCCACCATCATCTGCTCATCAATACAGGGCCGATGAAGGCGGGCGAGATGATACCCATGGATGACAAGCATTTGCATTTCGGCAAAGGTCAAACGGAAACGGACGTCACCTTGCCGCCGGGCCAGTACACGCTCACCATGCAGTTCGCCAATGGCGCGCACCAGTCGTATGGGCCGGAGTTAAGCAAAAGCATCAAAGTGACGGTCAAGTAA
- a CDS encoding alkaline phosphatase family protein, with protein sequence MTKHFSLSRQLAQALLLVTSVAACQAYAAKAVPSAAAQPKLVVVLVVDGLPQEQVTRYREQFGQGGFRRLLEQGAWFSDAHQAHGITVTAIGHSAVLSGAYPYQHGVIGNNWIDPLTKKSVYCTEDGNFHYIGEETKPDDGTAPTKLRVGTLGDELRYATGDKAKVVTVSGKDRGAILLAGKTGTAYMYMEKTGNFASSTYYMQQHPQWVQRYQAAKPQDRYYGKSWTPLLADGAYVNDARDDLVAAKPGTRNTFPFAYYSDSGKLDGEYYSRLKSGPFLDELTLEFARAAIDGENLGRNPAGVPDILGVSLSAHDYVNHAYGPESKMSHDHLQRLDRMLAGFFLDLDKKVGMDNVLVVLTADHGFANVPEFTEARGGFTAKRIDGDKLVASLNQHLATTLGVDKLVTTSSLPNIYLDYALAEKGGVHRAALEDAAARFLLQQDGLAQVYTRTQMETGAVATRMDTLMRRAWNRQLSGDLMVVTKPAWYFGKGSGGTSHGTPYTYDTNVPLMVFGPRWIKPGAYGQYAEVVDIAPTLAHLLRIRQPSASEGRILTEAVR encoded by the coding sequence ATGACGAAACATTTCTCCCTTTCCCGGCAGCTGGCGCAGGCGCTGCTGCTGGTGACGAGCGTGGCGGCTTGCCAGGCATATGCGGCCAAGGCCGTACCCTCGGCTGCGGCGCAGCCCAAGCTGGTCGTGGTGCTGGTGGTCGACGGTTTGCCGCAGGAACAGGTGACGCGCTACCGCGAGCAGTTCGGCCAGGGCGGTTTCCGCCGCCTGCTGGAGCAGGGCGCGTGGTTCAGCGATGCGCACCAGGCGCATGGCATCACGGTTACCGCCATCGGCCACTCGGCCGTGCTGTCGGGCGCCTATCCTTACCAGCATGGCGTGATCGGCAATAACTGGATCGATCCCCTCACGAAAAAGTCCGTGTACTGCACCGAGGATGGCAATTTCCATTACATCGGCGAAGAGACGAAGCCGGACGACGGTACCGCGCCGACCAAGCTGCGCGTGGGCACCCTCGGTGACGAGCTGCGCTATGCCACGGGCGACAAGGCCAAGGTCGTCACCGTGTCGGGCAAAGACCGCGGCGCCATCCTGCTGGCCGGGAAAACGGGCACGGCCTATATGTACATGGAAAAGACGGGCAATTTCGCCAGCAGCACCTATTACATGCAGCAGCATCCGCAATGGGTGCAGCGCTACCAGGCGGCCAAGCCGCAGGACCGTTATTACGGCAAGAGCTGGACGCCGCTGCTGGCCGACGGGGCATATGTCAACGATGCGCGCGATGATCTGGTGGCGGCCAAGCCGGGCACGCGCAACACCTTCCCGTTCGCCTATTACAGCGACAGCGGCAAGCTCGACGGCGAGTACTACAGCCGCTTGAAGTCCGGTCCCTTCCTCGATGAACTGACCCTGGAATTTGCCCGTGCCGCCATCGACGGCGAAAACCTGGGCCGCAATCCGGCCGGCGTGCCCGACATCCTGGGCGTGAGCCTGTCCGCGCACGACTACGTGAACCATGCCTACGGCCCGGAAAGCAAGATGTCGCACGACCACCTGCAGCGCCTGGACCGCATGCTGGCCGGCTTCTTTCTTGATCTCGATAAAAAAGTCGGCATGGACAACGTGCTGGTGGTGCTGACGGCCGACCATGGCTTTGCCAACGTGCCGGAATTTACGGAAGCGCGCGGCGGCTTTACGGCCAAGCGCATCGACGGCGACAAGCTGGTCGCAAGCCTGAATCAGCACCTGGCGACGACCCTGGGCGTGGACAAGCTGGTGACGACGTCGTCGCTGCCGAATATCTACCTCGATTACGCGCTGGCGGAAAAGGGCGGCGTCCATCGCGCCGCGCTGGAAGACGCGGCGGCCCGCTTCCTGCTGCAGCAGGACGGCCTGGCGCAAGTCTATACGCGCACGCAGATGGAAACAGGCGCCGTGGCCACGCGCATGGATACCCTGATGCGCCGCGCCTGGAACCGCCAGCTGTCGGGCGACCTGATGGTCGTCACAAAACCGGCCTGGTACTTCGGCAAAGGCAGCGGCGGCACTTCGCACGGCACGCCGTACACGTATGACACCAACGTGCCGCTGATGGTGTTCGGCCCCCGCTGGATCAAGCCGGGCGCCTATGGCCAGTACGCGGAAGTGGTCGACATCGCGCCGACCCTGGCGCATCTGCTGCGCATACGCCAGCCGTCCGCGTCGGAAGGGCGGATTTTGACGGAGGCGGTGCGCTAA
- a CDS encoding phospholipase D family protein — protein sequence MPAQALPFRSATRLLLPLLLSAVLAGCASLPSLDGRIPSSVIADTQHTQLATAIAPMVAQHPGVSGIYPLVDGRDAFAARALLAAAAQRSLDVQYYIWHKDITGTLLFDALRQAAERGVRVRLLLDDNNTAGLDQTLSMLGKQRNLEIRLFNPFVPRAPRALAFATDFSRLNRRMHNKSFTADNHATIVGGRNVGDEYFGAAGDVLFADLDVLAIGPVVGEVSQDFDRYWNSASAYPAALLLTSPVDGDAATIAAEADRIDDTRAAEEYVQALRTSPFVKQMMERTLPFEWARTRMVSDDPAKVLDQARPGTGVAENLQNLLGVPEKEVDLVSPYFVPGKSGTQAFADLAKKGVGVRILTNALEATDVAAVHAGYAKWRKPLLEAGVLLYESRRSWEAGDAREQTGRFGSSASSLHAKTFAVDDRRIFVGSFNFDPRSIELNTEMGLVIDSPALASQLGLAMRTTIPQRAYQVLLGDDGALYWIARDASGAATRYDTEPGTSVWKRMGVAILSVLPIDWLL from the coding sequence ATGCCCGCCCAAGCACTTCCCTTCCGCAGCGCCACCCGGCTGCTGCTGCCGCTGCTGCTGTCCGCCGTCCTCGCCGGCTGCGCTTCCCTGCCCTCGCTGGACGGCCGCATCCCCTCCAGCGTCATCGCCGACACACAGCACACCCAATTGGCCACGGCCATTGCGCCCATGGTGGCGCAGCATCCCGGCGTGTCCGGCATCTATCCGCTGGTCGACGGGCGCGACGCCTTTGCCGCGCGCGCCCTGCTGGCCGCCGCCGCCCAGCGCAGCCTGGACGTGCAGTACTACATCTGGCACAAGGACATCACGGGCACCCTGCTGTTCGATGCCTTGCGCCAGGCGGCCGAACGGGGCGTGCGCGTGCGCCTGCTGCTCGACGATAACAACACGGCGGGCCTGGACCAGACCCTGTCCATGCTGGGCAAGCAGCGGAATCTGGAAATCCGCCTGTTCAATCCCTTCGTGCCCCGCGCGCCGCGCGCGCTGGCCTTCGCCACCGATTTTTCGCGCCTCAACCGGCGCATGCACAATAAATCGTTCACGGCCGACAACCACGCCACCATCGTGGGCGGGCGCAATGTGGGCGATGAATACTTCGGCGCGGCCGGTGACGTGCTGTTCGCCGACCTGGACGTGCTGGCCATCGGCCCCGTCGTCGGCGAGGTCTCGCAGGATTTCGACCGCTACTGGAACAGCGCCTCGGCCTACCCGGCCGCACTGCTGCTGACCAGCCCTGTCGATGGCGACGCGGCCACCATCGCCGCCGAGGCGGACCGCATCGACGACACCAGGGCGGCCGAAGAATACGTGCAGGCGCTGCGCACCTCGCCCTTCGTCAAGCAGATGATGGAACGCACCCTGCCCTTCGAATGGGCAAGGACGCGCATGGTCAGCGACGACCCGGCCAAGGTGCTGGACCAGGCCAGACCCGGCACGGGCGTGGCGGAAAACCTGCAAAACCTGCTCGGTGTGCCGGAAAAGGAAGTGGATCTGGTATCGCCGTATTTCGTGCCCGGCAAGTCCGGCACGCAAGCCTTTGCCGACCTGGCGAAAAAAGGCGTGGGCGTGCGCATCCTGACGAACGCGCTGGAAGCGACCGACGTGGCGGCCGTGCATGCGGGTTACGCGAAGTGGCGGAAACCGCTGCTGGAAGCGGGCGTGCTGCTGTACGAGTCGCGCCGCTCGTGGGAAGCCGGCGACGCGCGCGAGCAGACGGGCCGCTTCGGCAGCTCCGCATCGAGCCTGCATGCGAAGACCTTCGCCGTCGACGACCGGCGCATCTTTGTCGGCTCGTTCAACTTCGACCCGCGCTCGATCGAATTGAATACGGAAATGGGCCTCGTCATCGACAGCCCCGCGCTGGCCAGCCAGCTGGGGCTAGCCATGCGCACCACCATCCCGCAGCGCGCCTACCAGGTGCTGCTTGGCGACGACGGCGCGCTGTACTGGATCGCCCGCGACGCCAGCGGCGCCGCCACGCGCTACGACACGGAACCGGGCACCAGCGTGTGGAAGCGCATGGGAGTGGCGATTCTGTCGGTGCTGCCGATTGATTGGCTGCTGTAA
- the lysA gene encoding diaminopimelate decarboxylase has product MKPVPDATLAQLAQEHGTPLWVYDAATIRARIAQLAQFDTVRFAQKANSNIHLLTLMREAGVHVDAVSLGEIERALQAGFTPAQTNGAAGVVFTCDLFDRATLARVAAAKIEVNCGSVDMLRQLGPVSPGHRVWLRINPGYGHGHSNKTNTGGENSKHGIWYEELPEALAVIRAHGLHLVGLHMHIGSGVDYSHLETVCGTMVDLVKNMGHDIEAISTGGGLSVPYREGEQPVDTDHYFQLWDAARKQIEAHLGHRVHLEIEPGRFLVADAGLLVAEVRATKQMGGKHFTLLDTGFNELMRPAMYGSYHEMSVIAHDGRALDEQHATVVGGPLCESGDVFTQRDGGVVETRQLPAAQVGDYVVFEGAGAYGASMSSNYNSRPHAAEYLVDGADEQHPSRLIRRRQTVAELIALEQL; this is encoded by the coding sequence ATGAAACCAGTGCCAGACGCCACCCTCGCCCAACTCGCCCAGGAACACGGCACGCCCCTGTGGGTGTATGACGCGGCCACCATCCGCGCGCGCATCGCGCAGCTGGCGCAATTTGACACCGTGCGCTTCGCGCAAAAGGCCAACTCGAACATCCATTTGCTCACCCTGATGCGCGAAGCGGGCGTGCACGTGGACGCCGTCTCGCTGGGCGAGATCGAGCGCGCGCTGCAGGCAGGCTTTACGCCGGCGCAAACGAATGGCGCGGCCGGCGTGGTGTTCACCTGCGACCTGTTCGACCGCGCCACCCTGGCGCGCGTGGCAGCAGCAAAAATTGAAGTCAATTGCGGCTCCGTCGACATGCTGCGCCAGCTGGGCCCCGTGTCGCCCGGTCACCGCGTCTGGCTGCGCATCAATCCCGGCTATGGGCATGGCCACAGCAACAAGACCAATACGGGCGGCGAAAACAGCAAGCACGGCATCTGGTACGAAGAGCTGCCGGAGGCGCTGGCCGTCATTCGCGCCCACGGACTGCACCTGGTGGGCCTGCACATGCACATCGGCTCGGGCGTCGATTACAGCCACCTGGAAACCGTCTGCGGCACCATGGTCGACCTGGTCAAGAACATGGGCCACGACATCGAAGCCATTTCCACGGGCGGCGGCCTGTCCGTGCCCTACCGCGAAGGCGAGCAACCAGTCGACACGGACCACTACTTCCAGCTGTGGGATGCGGCGCGCAAGCAGATCGAGGCGCACCTGGGCCATCGCGTGCACCTGGAAATCGAACCTGGCCGCTTCCTCGTGGCCGATGCGGGCCTGCTGGTGGCCGAAGTGCGCGCCACCAAGCAAATGGGCGGCAAGCACTTCACCTTGCTCGATACGGGTTTCAATGAACTGATGCGCCCCGCCATGTACGGCAGCTACCATGAAATGTCGGTGATCGCGCACGACGGCCGCGCTCTCGATGAGCAGCACGCCACCGTCGTCGGCGGCCCCCTGTGCGAATCGGGCGACGTCTTCACCCAGCGCGATGGCGGCGTGGTGGAAACCCGGCAGCTGCCGGCAGCGCAGGTGGGCGACTATGTGGTCTTCGAAGGCGCGGGCGCGTATGGCGCGTCGATGTCGTCGAACTATAACAGCCGCCCGCATGCAGCCGAATACCTGGTCGATGGCGCCGATGAGCAACACCCGTCGCGCCTGATCCGCCGCCGCCAGACGGTGGCCGAGCTGATCGCGCTGGAACAACTGTAA
- a CDS encoding LysR family transcriptional regulator, translating to MTISLRHIEVFRAIMTTGSVTAAAAMLHTSQPTVSRELARLEHLTGLTLFERERGRLRPTAQALQLFEEVQRAYFGLERIVSTAAALRQFDQGQLSIACLPVFSQSLLPQACKRFVADFPKVSISITPQESPLLEEWLSAQRHDIGLTEVGNAPPGTALDTLMSVDEVCVLPDGHALASKAVLRPADFAGQPFISLAAVDPYRQQIDAIFAQAGVERRMALDTHSAASVCAMVREGVGLAIVNPLTALDYAGQGLQIRRFAVSLPFTVNLVKPLHRPLSQLVALFEQALHAQADEVKRRLLQL from the coding sequence ATGACCATCTCATTGCGCCACATCGAGGTTTTTCGCGCCATCATGACGACGGGCAGCGTGACGGCCGCCGCCGCCATGCTGCACACCTCGCAGCCCACCGTCAGCCGCGAGCTGGCGCGCCTCGAGCACTTGACGGGCCTGACCCTGTTCGAGCGCGAACGGGGGCGTCTGCGCCCCACGGCCCAGGCGCTGCAGCTGTTCGAGGAAGTGCAGCGCGCGTATTTCGGCCTGGAGCGCATCGTCAGCACGGCGGCGGCCCTGCGCCAGTTCGACCAGGGGCAGTTGTCGATCGCCTGCCTGCCCGTGTTTTCCCAATCCTTGCTGCCGCAGGCGTGCAAGCGCTTCGTCGCCGACTTTCCCAAGGTGAGCATCAGCATCACGCCGCAGGAGTCGCCGCTGCTGGAAGAATGGCTGTCGGCGCAGCGCCACGACATCGGCCTGACGGAAGTGGGCAATGCGCCGCCGGGCACCGCGCTCGATACCTTGATGTCCGTCGACGAAGTATGCGTGCTGCCCGACGGCCATGCGCTCGCCAGCAAGGCCGTGCTGCGGCCGGCGGACTTCGCGGGCCAGCCTTTCATCAGCCTGGCCGCCGTCGACCCCTACCGCCAGCAGATCGACGCCATCTTTGCGCAAGCAGGCGTGGAGCGGCGCATGGCGCTCGACACGCACAGCGCCGCTTCCGTGTGCGCCATGGTGCGCGAAGGCGTGGGGCTGGCCATCGTCAATCCGCTCACGGCCCTCGATTATGCGGGGCAGGGCTTGCAGATCCGCCGCTTTGCCGTATCCCTGCCGTTCACGGTGAATCTCGTGAAACCGTTGCACCGGCCCTTGTCGCAGCTGGTCGCCCTGTTCGAGCAGGCGCTGCATGCGCAGGCGGACGAGGTGAAAAGGCGCTTGCTGCAGCTGTGA
- the gltX gene encoding glutamate--tRNA ligase, whose protein sequence is MTTNATPVRTRFAPSPTGYLHLGGARTALYSWAYARHFGGTFVLRIEDTDVERSTPEAVQAIIEGMKWLGLDHDEGPFYQMQRMDRYREVVAQMLAEGTAYHCYSSPEEVEAMRERMRAAGEKPRYDGTWRPEPGKTLPAVPADRKPVVRFKNPLDGDVTWDDVVKGTITISNRELDDLVIARPDGTPTYNFCVAVDDWDMGITHVLRGDDHVNNTPRQINILRAIGAPLPLYGHLPMILGSDGQKMSKRRDAVSVMDYPAQGFLPESMLNYLARLGWSHGDDEVFSVAQFCEWFNLEHLTKSAAQFDLEKLKWLNNQYIKQADNTRLADLARPQMVAAGAVFEGAPDLAQVLGMMKERANTVNELADASMLFFREPQPEAELAAQHITDAIKPVLAQFAERIATVEWSKEAVAAMIKEVLAANTIKMPLLAMPLRLILTGQLQTPAIDQVVVMFGRDTVLARLAKCL, encoded by the coding sequence ATGACCACAAACGCTACTCCCGTCCGTACCCGTTTCGCTCCCAGCCCGACCGGCTATCTGCACCTGGGCGGCGCCCGCACCGCTTTATACAGCTGGGCGTATGCCCGTCACTTCGGCGGCACTTTCGTGCTGCGCATCGAAGACACGGACGTGGAGCGCTCCACGCCGGAAGCCGTGCAAGCCATCATCGAAGGCATGAAGTGGCTGGGCCTTGATCACGACGAAGGCCCGTTCTACCAGATGCAGCGCATGGACCGCTACCGCGAAGTGGTGGCGCAGATGCTGGCCGAAGGCACGGCCTACCATTGCTACTCGTCGCCGGAAGAAGTCGAAGCGATGCGCGAGCGCATGCGCGCCGCCGGCGAAAAGCCGCGCTACGACGGCACCTGGCGCCCGGAACCGGGCAAGACACTGCCTGCCGTGCCAGCGGACCGCAAGCCCGTCGTGCGCTTCAAGAATCCGCTCGATGGCGACGTGACGTGGGACGACGTGGTCAAGGGCACGATCACGATCTCGAACCGCGAACTGGACGACCTGGTGATCGCCCGCCCGGACGGTACGCCAACCTATAACTTCTGCGTGGCCGTCGATGACTGGGACATGGGCATCACGCACGTGCTGCGCGGCGACGACCACGTCAACAACACCCCGCGCCAGATCAACATCCTGCGCGCCATCGGCGCGCCGCTGCCGCTGTACGGCCACCTGCCGATGATTCTGGGTTCGGACGGCCAGAAGATGTCGAAGCGCCGCGATGCCGTCAGCGTGATGGATTATCCGGCGCAGGGCTTCCTGCCTGAATCGATGCTGAATTACCTGGCGCGCCTGGGCTGGAGCCATGGCGACGATGAAGTCTTCTCGGTGGCGCAGTTCTGCGAGTGGTTCAACCTCGAGCACCTGACCAAGTCGGCCGCGCAGTTCGACCTGGAAAAGCTCAAGTGGCTCAATAACCAGTACATCAAGCAGGCCGACAATACCCGCCTGGCCGACCTGGCGCGTCCGCAAATGGTCGCCGCCGGCGCCGTCTTCGAAGGCGCGCCGGACCTGGCGCAAGTGCTGGGCATGATGAAAGAGCGCGCCAACACGGTCAATGAACTGGCTGACGCTTCGATGCTGTTCTTCCGCGAGCCGCAGCCGGAAGCGGAACTGGCTGCGCAGCACATCACGGATGCCATCAAGCCCGTGCTGGCGCAGTTTGCCGAGCGCATCGCCACGGTGGAGTGGAGCAAGGAAGCCGTGGCCGCCATGATCAAGGAAGTGCTGGCCGCCAATACCATCAAGATGCCGCTGCTGGCCATGCCTTTGCGCCTGATTCTGACGGGCCAGCTGCAGACGCCGGCCATCGATCAGGTGGTGGTCATGTTCGGCCGCGACACCGTGCTGGCGCGCCTGGCAAAGTGTCTGTAA
- a CDS encoding LysR family transcriptional regulator, whose translation MTLKQLEAFYWAATCANFAIAAERLHLSVSSLSKRISELEEALGINLFDRSGHRAVLSDAGQALLPRALALLDDAAAIRTAFAPSAGLVGRCTFGVGELSALTWLPQFIAQVRALHPKLTLEPYVDVGSVLESRVTKGELDFAIIAGRSSHHGILSQPVSQAQFIWLAAPTLAVSDSPPGLRGAADLLDAGQPIVALPPSAGTTRLIDDWLLAHGIAAVERISCNNWGAIAGMLIASVGIGILPTGWSQKLVDQGLLLPLAAAEMPAPVIYSFQWRRGDNRPLLDQLRGLSTQYVDFTADLSRPLGSITER comes from the coding sequence ATGACTTTAAAGCAACTCGAAGCGTTCTACTGGGCCGCCACCTGCGCCAACTTTGCGATTGCCGCCGAACGCCTGCATTTGTCCGTATCGTCTCTCTCCAAGCGCATTTCAGAACTGGAGGAAGCGCTTGGCATCAATCTGTTCGACCGGAGTGGCCACCGCGCCGTACTCAGCGATGCAGGCCAGGCATTGCTGCCACGCGCGCTGGCGCTGCTCGATGACGCCGCCGCAATACGTACCGCCTTCGCACCCTCTGCCGGGCTAGTTGGCCGTTGCACCTTTGGTGTTGGCGAACTCAGCGCGCTGACCTGGCTACCGCAGTTCATTGCGCAAGTCCGGGCACTGCATCCCAAATTGACGCTCGAACCCTATGTCGACGTGGGCTCAGTTCTGGAAAGCCGTGTCACCAAGGGCGAGCTCGATTTTGCGATCATTGCCGGACGCTCATCGCACCACGGCATCCTGTCGCAACCAGTCAGCCAAGCACAATTCATCTGGCTTGCCGCGCCAACCCTGGCTGTATCTGACAGCCCGCCTGGCTTACGTGGTGCCGCCGATTTACTTGACGCTGGACAGCCCATCGTTGCCTTACCGCCATCAGCTGGCACCACGCGACTGATTGATGACTGGCTACTGGCTCACGGCATCGCTGCCGTTGAGCGTATAAGTTGCAATAATTGGGGGGCCATTGCCGGCATGCTGATTGCCTCTGTCGGGATCGGCATACTGCCCACTGGCTGGAGTCAAAAGCTGGTTGACCAGGGTCTGCTGCTCCCGCTCGCCGCCGCCGAAATGCCAGCGCCGGTAATCTATTCTTTTCAGTGGCGGCGCGGAGACAACCGTCCACTGCTCGACCAGCTACGCGGGCTTTCCACCCAATATGTCGACTTCACTGCCGATCTATCGCGACCGCTGGGCAGCATAACGGAACGCTGA
- the lhgO gene encoding L-2-hydroxyglutarate oxidase: MNKKRYAVIGGGINGLAVARQLLLDFPDATVVLFEKEASVASHQSSHNSGVVHAGLYYEPGGLKARLCRRGGELIGNYCRDNAIPYDECGKVVVALQEEELPRLEAIYRKAQANGVPGVRLIGSNELREIEPNCIGLGALHSPKTAIVSYGQIAARIADEIRERGGRICLNSPVERLLEQGGEVRVELADGEVFDTVFDQAIACAGLQSDRLAERSGDQDAPRIVPFFGQYYVIDEAFKSHVKGLIYPVPDPRFPFLGVHFTKRIDGQMTIGPNAFISFGRENYDGRSMNLADIFNFASYPGFWKFAARNLPATLRELKTVVSEASFVREAARYVPTLASVGIVPAVRGIRAQAMEANGALVDDFVIRQHGNITHIRNAPSPGATSSLAIAEYIVREVMRR; this comes from the coding sequence ATGAACAAGAAGCGTTATGCAGTTATCGGCGGGGGGATAAATGGCCTCGCAGTCGCACGTCAGTTATTGTTGGATTTTCCCGACGCCACGGTGGTGCTGTTCGAAAAGGAGGCGAGTGTCGCCAGTCATCAGTCCAGCCACAATTCGGGTGTAGTCCATGCCGGTCTGTACTATGAGCCGGGGGGGCTCAAGGCACGACTTTGCAGGCGCGGGGGCGAATTGATTGGCAACTATTGCCGCGACAATGCGATCCCCTACGACGAGTGCGGCAAAGTTGTCGTCGCGCTACAAGAGGAAGAGTTGCCTCGCCTGGAGGCGATTTATCGGAAAGCGCAGGCCAACGGTGTGCCTGGCGTGCGGCTGATCGGCTCAAATGAGCTGCGCGAAATCGAGCCCAACTGCATCGGCCTGGGCGCCTTGCATTCACCGAAAACGGCGATTGTCAGTTACGGTCAAATTGCGGCCCGAATCGCCGATGAAATCAGGGAACGTGGCGGGCGCATTTGTCTGAATTCGCCGGTTGAGCGCCTGCTGGAGCAAGGCGGCGAAGTACGGGTCGAACTTGCAGACGGAGAGGTCTTCGATACGGTATTCGATCAGGCAATTGCCTGCGCGGGTTTGCAGTCAGATCGCCTGGCAGAGCGTTCGGGCGATCAGGACGCGCCACGCATCGTACCGTTCTTCGGCCAGTATTACGTGATCGACGAGGCTTTCAAGTCGCATGTCAAAGGCTTGATCTACCCGGTGCCGGACCCGCGCTTTCCTTTCCTCGGGGTGCATTTCACAAAGCGTATCGACGGACAGATGACGATCGGCCCGAATGCTTTCATATCCTTCGGTCGCGAGAACTATGACGGCCGCAGCATGAACCTGGCCGACATCTTCAATTTTGCCAGCTACCCCGGCTTTTGGAAGTTTGCTGCCCGTAACCTGCCGGCGACGCTTCGGGAACTGAAGACTGTGGTCAGTGAGGCGAGCTTTGTCCGCGAGGCGGCGCGCTATGTGCCGACGCTTGCCTCGGTCGGTATTGTTCCGGCGGTGCGTGGGATCCGTGCCCAGGCAATGGAGGCCAATGGTGCGCTGGTTGACGATTTCGTGATTCGCCAACACGGCAACATTACCCACATCCGCAATGCACCGTCACCAGGGGCGACATCGTCGCTAGCCATTGCTGAATACATTGTGCGTGAAGTGATGAGGCGCTGA